A section of the Helicobacter jaachi genome encodes:
- the fliF gene encoding flagellar basal-body MS-ring/collar protein FliF, translating into MDLKLIFEQITKVLNKLNKKQRIIILTTFVVIIAFLTYLVLFRVETKNEYENYEVLFSNLNPEDSAAILQRLQQDKIPYKIPQDNIILVPKDKVYEQRIALGSLGLPKTSKNVGFDILLENNVGETPFTQDMKYLVAKQNELAKTIESLNPIEKAIVNISMPKESLFVKDGYPPSASVKITVRDNMFLSNEQAIGIKHLVAAAVERLTPENVKIINQDGELVGGDDEALQQGLRAKQAAFQRKFQQSNENALEAKIVKLLQPSVGDGVRAQVTLDYDFSVRKSIAETFGQNPVVRGTREYEKERKGFRPPQIGGVPGVVSNIGPVQGLKDDEMMEWEKESEVVINNEIDKTVSNIDEHYGVLKRVSASVMIDGLYKEVVDDNGEPRLEYTPRSQEDMNKFLEGVKKAIGYNEARGDQVEVINMPFRSTQLDYRPKDSWELFSNKVERYLGPFMPLLKYVIVAVIIFIFYKKIVAPFAERMLEVQEEEDDDIESLMQIDDGEDDLNKFSELRKRVEDQLGIGSGFDEDSIKYEVLLEKMRNVISERPQEIGALFQTLIKDELDITEGINHK; encoded by the coding sequence GTGGATTTAAAACTGATTTTTGAACAAATTACCAAAGTTTTAAATAAGCTCAATAAAAAGCAGCGCATCATTATTCTTACCACTTTTGTTGTCATCATCGCATTTTTAACTTATTTAGTTTTATTTAGGGTGGAGACAAAAAACGAGTATGAAAATTATGAAGTGCTTTTTAGTAATCTTAATCCCGAAGATAGCGCGGCAATCTTGCAAAGGCTGCAGCAAGACAAGATTCCATATAAAATTCCTCAAGATAATATTATTCTTGTGCCAAAGGATAAGGTCTATGAGCAGCGCATCGCTCTAGGCTCACTTGGACTGCCAAAGACGAGTAAAAATGTAGGCTTTGATATTTTATTGGAAAATAATGTGGGTGAAACGCCTTTTACGCAGGATATGAAATATCTTGTAGCAAAGCAAAATGAGCTTGCAAAAACTATTGAGAGCCTAAATCCTATTGAAAAAGCTATTGTTAATATCTCTATGCCTAAAGAATCGCTTTTTGTAAAAGATGGCTATCCTCCTTCTGCGTCTGTCAAAATCACTGTGCGCGATAATATGTTTTTATCAAATGAGCAAGCCATTGGGATTAAGCACCTTGTGGCTGCGGCTGTTGAGCGGCTAACGCCTGAAAATGTAAAAATCATTAATCAAGATGGCGAGCTTGTGGGCGGTGATGATGAGGCGCTACAGCAGGGACTGCGCGCTAAACAGGCTGCTTTTCAACGAAAATTTCAGCAAAGCAATGAAAATGCGCTAGAAGCAAAAATTGTTAAACTCTTGCAACCAAGCGTTGGCGATGGCGTGAGGGCGCAGGTTACGCTAGATTATGATTTTAGTGTGCGTAAATCTATAGCAGAGACTTTTGGGCAAAATCCTGTTGTGCGCGGCACAAGAGAGTATGAAAAAGAGCGCAAGGGCTTTCGTCCCCCACAAATTGGTGGTGTGCCGGGCGTAGTGAGTAATATCGGTCCTGTGCAGGGGCTTAAAGATGATGAGATGATGGAGTGGGAGAAAGAAAGCGAGGTAGTTATCAATAATGAAATTGATAAGACGGTGAGCAATATTGATGAGCATTATGGCGTGCTAAAGCGCGTGAGTGCTTCTGTAATGATTGATGGGCTATATAAAGAAGTGGTTGATGATAATGGCGAGCCGCGCTTAGAATACACGCCTAGAAGCCAAGAGGATATGAATAAATTTTTGGAGGGTGTGAAAAAGGCTATTGGCTACAATGAGGCGCGTGGTGACCAAGTTGAGGTGATTAATATGCCCTTTAGAAGCACGCAGCTTGATTATCGCCCAAAAGATTCTTGGGAGCTTTTCTCAAACAAAGTAGAGCGGTATTTAGGACCATTTATGCCGCTATTAAAATATGTCATTGTTGCAGTGATTATTTTTATTTTCTACAAAAAGATTGTTGCGCCATTTGCAGAGCGTATGCTTGAAGTGCAAGAGGAGGAAGATGATGATATAGAATCTCTTATGCAAATTGATGATGGCGAAGATGATTTAAATAAATTTAGCGAGTTAAGAAAGCGTGTAGAAGACCAGTTAGGTATTGGCTCTGGCTTTGATGAGGATAGCATTAAGTATGAAGTGCTGCTTGAAAAAATGCGTAATGTCATTAGCGAGCGGCCTCAAGAGATTGGCGCGCTTTTCCAAACGCTTATTAAAGATGAGCTTGATATTACTGAGGGCATTAATCATAAATAA
- the fliG gene encoding flagellar motor switch protein FliG produces the protein MAITLSPRQRAQYDELSMSEKIAILLVQLGDDITSEVFHHLDIDAITEVSKQIAQMGGTDKTIGAAVLEEFYVIFQSNQYINSGGMDYARDLLIKALGPEAAKAILDKLAKTMQSQKNFAYLSKIRPQQLADFIINEHPQTIALILAHMDASGAAETLGYFSDDLRAEVAIRMANLGDISPSVVKRVSAVLENKLESLTSYKVEVGGTRSVAEIFNRLGQKAAKATIAHIEQIDEQLAIEIKEMMFTFEDISKLDNNAIREILKIADKKDLTLALKSAPDELKQKFMGNMSQRASEQFMEEMQFLGAVKVRDVENAQRKIVEVVQTLSEQGLIQLGEQDDVIA, from the coding sequence ATGGCAATTACGCTTAGCCCGCGCCAAAGAGCGCAATATGATGAACTCTCAATGTCAGAAAAGATTGCTATTTTGCTTGTGCAGTTGGGTGATGATATTACCTCTGAAGTCTTTCACCACCTTGATATTGATGCCATTACAGAAGTAAGTAAGCAAATCGCGCAAATGGGCGGCACGGATAAAACCATTGGCGCAGCAGTTTTAGAGGAATTTTATGTTATTTTTCAATCAAATCAATATATTAATTCCGGCGGTATGGACTATGCGCGCGATTTATTGATTAAGGCTTTGGGACCAGAAGCAGCTAAGGCGATTTTAGATAAATTAGCAAAGACTATGCAGTCTCAAAAGAATTTTGCCTATCTTTCAAAAATCCGCCCACAGCAGCTTGCTGACTTTATTATTAACGAGCACCCTCAAACTATTGCGCTTATCCTTGCACATATGGACGCTAGCGGCGCAGCGGAAACTTTGGGGTATTTCTCTGATGATTTGCGCGCAGAAGTGGCTATTCGTATGGCAAATTTGGGGGATATATCTCCAAGCGTGGTAAAACGCGTGAGTGCTGTGCTTGAAAACAAACTTGAATCACTCACCAGTTACAAGGTTGAAGTGGGTGGCACGCGCTCTGTGGCAGAAATCTTTAATAGACTTGGGCAAAAGGCGGCAAAGGCTACCATTGCGCATATTGAGCAAATCGATGAGCAATTAGCCATTGAGATTAAAGAAATGATGTTTACATTTGAAGATATTTCTAAACTTGATAATAACGCCATTAGGGAGATTCTAAAAATTGCTGATAAAAAGGATTTAACACTAGCGCTTAAATCCGCCCCTGATGAATTAAAGCAAAAATTTATGGGCAATATGTCCCAGCGCGCTAGCGAGCAGTTTATGGAGGAGATGCAATTTTTAGGCGCGGTCAAAGTGCGCGATGTGGAAAATGCCCAAAGAAAGATTGTCGAAGTAGTGCAAACACTTTCAGAGCAGGGCTTAATCCAGCTAGGAGAGCAAGACGATGTCATTGCTTAA
- the fliH gene encoding flagellar assembly protein FliH codes for MSLLNQENIIGQEKLKNHNIKKYEFKSITNEMIESSKEIAAAAQNMELPAPQTQEEEQNAQDIESNAQKIASLEQELVERLLQKTDELSGSLAKLQIQFEKLQVESEQRVVSAREDGYKDGYREAEEKAKDELFAEVNAQKKALVDSIITLENTLKQSQKHLEDLEKELSAIAVDIAKEVILNEVSENSQKIALSLTKELLNSIMDATNIKIKVNPSDYLFLKEQLKDNSKVEIISDSAVSLGGVVIVSDNGNIDGTIMSRYKNLKQSVLENMRDS; via the coding sequence ATGTCATTGCTTAATCAAGAAAATATCATTGGGCAAGAGAAGCTTAAAAATCATAATATTAAAAAATATGAGTTTAAAAGTATCACAAATGAGATGATAGAATCTAGCAAGGAAATTGCCGCAGCCGCGCAGAATATGGAGCTACCAGCCCCACAAACGCAAGAAGAGGAGCAAAATGCGCAAGATATAGAATCTAATGCCCAAAAAATTGCAAGCCTTGAGCAAGAATTAGTTGAGCGGCTTTTGCAAAAAACTGATGAACTCTCCGGCTCCTTAGCAAAATTGCAAATTCAATTTGAAAAGCTCCAAGTTGAAAGCGAGCAACGCGTAGTGAGTGCGCGCGAAGATGGCTATAAGGACGGATATAGGGAAGCAGAGGAAAAGGCAAAAGATGAGCTATTTGCAGAGGTGAATGCGCAGAAAAAAGCTTTGGTAGATTCTATAATTACGCTTGAGAACACTTTGAAGCAAAGCCAAAAGCATTTAGAGGATTTAGAAAAGGAACTAAGCGCTATTGCGGTGGATATTGCTAAAGAAGTGATTTTAAATGAAGTGAGTGAAAACTCTCAAAAAATTGCCCTAAGCCTCACAAAAGAATTATTAAACTCCATAATGGACGCGACTAATATTAAAATTAAAGTAAATCCTAGTGATTATTTATTTTTAAAAGAGCAGCTAAAAGATAATAGCAAAGTAGAGATTATTTCAGATAGTGCGGTGTCTTTGGGTGGAGTGGTAATTGTGAGCGATAATGGTAATATTGATGGGACTATTATGTCGCGCTATAAAAATTTAAAGCAATCTGTGCTTGAAAATATGCGCGATTCGTAA
- the dxs gene encoding 1-deoxy-D-xylulose-5-phosphate synthase, translating to METRAKSALALCEPKNSNLSALSLSELEEVATCIRKRILAVVSSNGGHLSSTLGAVDLIVGMHAVFDASKQPFIFDVSHQAYAHKLLTGRWEEFDTLRQFNGISGFCNPRESMYDYFVAGHSSTSISLAVGAAKAMALRGEESMPVVMIGDGSMSAGLVYEALNELGDKKYPAVIILNDNEMSISKPIGAISNYLSQILTTSLYQKVRDNIKKILAKMPDSATYLAKRFEESLKLITPGILFEELGLDYVGPIDGHNLELIVATLQRAKEMKKPVIIHAQTLKGKGYEIAEGRFEHWHGVGPFDVSTGSSLKKSAAQSPTSVFSAHLQSYLSDEKVVGVTAAMPSGTGLDRLIEKAPQRFWDVAICEAHAVTSMAAMAKEGFKPFVAIYSTFLQRAYDQIIHDVGILGLPVRFCIDRAGIVGEDGETHQGLLDVAYLRSIPNMILFAPRDNATLRKAIDFAYACNSAPCAFRYPRGNFVLDDNEIPASDFTLGKAELLRQGENLLLIGYGNGVGRAYRVYEALSAQGYKPSLLDLRFVKPLDKETLRTLLKTHSHICVFSDSYALGGVGSAILEFMASEGIINVALKSFEIEDKFIPHGNTKIIESTLGLETSQLTEKVKSFFKD from the coding sequence ATGGAGACAAGGGCAAAAAGCGCGCTAGCTCTGTGCGAGCCTAAAAATAGCAATCTTAGCGCACTTTCTTTGAGCGAGCTTGAGGAGGTTGCCACTTGTATCCGCAAGAGAATCTTAGCAGTGGTAAGCTCTAATGGTGGGCATTTAAGCTCAACGCTTGGTGCGGTGGATTTAATTGTAGGTATGCATGCTGTCTTTGATGCAAGTAAGCAGCCCTTTATCTTTGATGTCTCTCATCAGGCTTATGCGCATAAACTCCTTACAGGGCGATGGGAGGAGTTTGATACGTTGCGGCAGTTTAATGGCATAAGTGGATTTTGTAATCCTAGAGAATCTATGTATGATTATTTTGTCGCTGGGCATAGCTCTACTTCTATTTCGCTCGCAGTGGGCGCGGCTAAGGCTATGGCATTAAGGGGAGAGGAGAGTATGCCTGTGGTGATGATAGGCGATGGCTCTATGAGTGCGGGGCTTGTGTATGAGGCGCTTAATGAGCTAGGTGATAAGAAATATCCAGCTGTGATTATCCTTAATGATAATGAGATGAGCATTTCTAAGCCTATTGGCGCTATTAGCAATTATCTCTCACAAATTCTCACCACTTCTTTGTATCAAAAAGTGCGCGATAATATCAAAAAAATCCTTGCAAAAATGCCAGATTCTGCTACTTATTTGGCTAAAAGATTTGAAGAGTCGCTCAAACTCATTACGCCGGGTATTTTGTTTGAGGAATTAGGGCTTGATTATGTAGGTCCAATTGATGGGCATAATCTTGAGCTTATTGTTGCTACCTTGCAGCGCGCTAAAGAGATGAAAAAGCCTGTAATTATCCATGCTCAAACGCTTAAGGGCAAGGGATATGAGATTGCAGAGGGACGCTTTGAGCATTGGCATGGCGTGGGTCCTTTTGATGTAAGCACTGGCTCATCGCTTAAAAAATCTGCCGCTCAATCGCCCACATCGGTATTTTCAGCGCATTTGCAATCTTATCTTAGCGATGAAAAGGTAGTGGGCGTAACAGCCGCCATGCCAAGCGGCACGGGACTTGATAGGCTTATTGAGAAAGCCCCGCAGAGATTTTGGGACGTAGCCATTTGTGAAGCACATGCGGTTACCTCAATGGCGGCTATGGCAAAAGAGGGATTTAAACCCTTTGTAGCGATATATTCGACATTTTTGCAACGCGCATACGACCAAATTATCCACGATGTAGGGATTTTAGGCTTGCCTGTGCGATTTTGCATTGATAGAGCAGGCATTGTGGGTGAAGATGGTGAGACACATCAAGGATTGCTTGATGTTGCCTATTTGCGCTCTATTCCTAATATGATACTTTTCGCGCCGCGCGATAATGCCACTTTGCGAAAGGCTATAGATTTTGCCTATGCGTGTAATAGCGCACCTTGCGCATTTCGCTATCCGCGTGGGAATTTTGTGCTAGATGATAATGAAATACCAGCAAGTGATTTTACACTAGGCAAGGCAGAGCTTTTAAGGCAGGGCGAGAATTTGCTGCTTATAGGCTATGGGAATGGCGTAGGCAGGGCGTATAGAGTGTATGAGGCATTAAGCGCACAGGGGTATAAGCCAAGCTTGTTAGATTTGCGCTTTGTAAAGCCGCTTGACAAGGAGACATTGCGCACTTTGCTAAAAACTCATAGCCATATTTGCGTATTTAGCGATAGCTATGCGCTAGGTGGCGTAGGCAGCGCTATCCTTGAATTTATGGCAAGTGAGGGGATTATCAATGTTGCTCTTAAAAGTTTTGAGATAGAAGATAAGTTTATCCCGCATGGCAATACTAAAATTATAGAATCTACGCTAGGCTTAGAGACTTCACAGCTCACAGAGAAAGTAAAATCCTTTTTCAAAGACTAA
- a CDS encoding ATP-binding cassette domain-containing protein, with amino-acid sequence MSDIHIRFKKKLLGSGGAFELCVDKRLYFGEFIALFGKSGAGKTSILRILSGLDEVKDGYIRVGDEIWLDSKKHISLPPQKRRIGFVFQNYALFPHLNVYDNICFGLRDKQDRAFADELIALMDLQSLKKVRIHQLSGGQSQRVALCRALSAKPKILLLDEPFSALDNAMRQILQDELKNIHKHFHLTTLLVSHNLSEIFSLATRTFVVKGGQIIHDGSNQDIFIQKRLSAKIKLTGEIIDIDTQDVLCVISLLCGGEILKIIYDPLEAALLRVGEQVIITSKAFSPMLYKLDNNII; translated from the coding sequence ATGAGCGATATACATATTCGTTTTAAAAAAAAGTTACTAGGCAGCGGTGGGGCGTTTGAACTATGCGTGGATAAAAGGCTGTATTTTGGTGAGTTTATCGCCCTTTTTGGTAAAAGTGGCGCGGGGAAAACAAGTATTTTGCGCATTTTAAGTGGGCTTGATGAAGTAAAAGATGGCTATATCCGCGTGGGCGATGAGATTTGGCTAGATTCTAAAAAGCATATTAGTCTCCCTCCACAAAAGCGGCGCATTGGCTTTGTATTTCAAAACTATGCGCTTTTCCCTCATCTTAATGTATATGATAATATTTGCTTTGGGCTAAGAGATAAGCAAGATAGGGCGTTTGCCGATGAGCTAATCGCCCTTATGGATTTGCAATCGCTTAAAAAAGTGAGAATCCACCAGCTCTCCGGTGGGCAGTCCCAGCGCGTAGCCTTATGTCGCGCACTAAGTGCTAAGCCTAAAATCCTGCTGCTTGATGAGCCTTTTTCAGCCCTTGATAATGCTATGCGCCAGATTCTGCAAGATGAATTGAAAAATATCCATAAACATTTTCATCTAACAACCCTGCTTGTAAGCCACAACTTGAGTGAGATTTTCTCCCTTGCTACGCGCACTTTTGTGGTTAAAGGCGGGCAAATCATTCATGATGGGAGCAATCAAGATATCTTTATCCAAAAGCGTTTGAGTGCAAAAATTAAACTTACAGGTGAAATCATTGATATAGACACGCAAGATGTGCTATGCGTTATTAGCTTGCTGTGCGGAGGGGAGATTCTAAAAATTATTTACGACCCCCTTGAAGCTGCACTTTTGCGCGTGGGGGAGCAAGTTATCATCACTTCAAAGGCGTTTAGCCCTATGCTGTATAAACTTGATAATAATATTATTTAG
- the modB gene encoding molybdate ABC transporter permease subunit: MDFIETMKLTFLVATLTTIILLPIGIVIGNYLAFSNNPLRPILEVLVWMPLVLPPSVLGFYLLIAFSPKNALGAFLLEHFHFKLVFSFEGLILASVIFSLPFMCNPIKSALSSLPSSLKEASFTLGKNRIYTLFFVLLPNIKPAILLGCVTSFAHTIGEFGVVMMIGGNLPGQTRVASIAIYDEVESLNYPLAHQYALTLFVICFVLLLAIFYLNKRLSTPKSVL, from the coding sequence ATGGATTTTATTGAAACAATGAAGCTTACCTTTCTTGTAGCCACGCTTACAACGATTATTCTCCTGCCTATTGGTATTGTGATTGGTAATTATCTAGCTTTTTCTAATAACCCGCTGCGCCCTATTTTGGAAGTGCTTGTGTGGATGCCCCTCGTGCTGCCTCCATCTGTGCTTGGATTCTATTTGCTTATTGCCTTTAGTCCCAAAAATGCTTTAGGTGCATTTTTATTGGAGCATTTTCACTTTAAGCTTGTATTTAGCTTTGAAGGGCTTATTTTGGCAAGTGTTATTTTCTCCCTGCCCTTTATGTGTAATCCCATAAAAAGCGCGCTCTCCTCCCTGCCCTCCTCGCTCAAAGAAGCAAGCTTTACGCTAGGGAAAAATAGAATCTACACGCTTTTTTTTGTGCTTTTACCCAATATTAAGCCAGCTATTTTGCTTGGCTGCGTTACCAGTTTTGCCCACACTATAGGCGAATTTGGCGTTGTGATGATGATAGGGGGTAATCTCCCCGGACAAACACGCGTAGCAAGTATTGCCATTTATGACGAAGTAGAATCGCTAAACTACCCTCTAGCACACCAATACGCACTCACACTTTTTGTTATATGCTTTGTGCTGCTTTTAGCTATTTTTTATCTTAATAAGCGTCTTAGCACACCAAAAAGCGTATTGTAG
- the modA gene encoding molybdate ABC transporter substrate-binding protein produces the protein MRFSKVFGAFVISVFMSASMLAEEINVLAAASLKYVLEDIKTEFLKTRKKDKIEVSYIASGKAYAQIQNGSPTHLFIAADTSYPQKVYDDKLAINKPLNYAKGKLVLASANADFKADSIDVLKNDKVKHIAIPNPKVAPYGRAAEEFLKSQKLDKKLSKKLTIGESIGQATSYILQGASEIGFTALSMVIKDDKTPNLTYTIIDEKTYEPINQALIIPNHGKDSKLAKDFADYILTSPKAQQIFQAYGYDKADNK, from the coding sequence ATGAGATTTTCAAAAGTATTTGGCGCATTTGTAATAAGCGTCTTTATGAGTGCAAGTATGCTCGCGGAGGAAATTAATGTCCTAGCTGCTGCGAGTTTGAAATATGTGCTTGAGGATATCAAAACGGAGTTTTTAAAAACACGCAAAAAAGATAAGATTGAAGTAAGCTACATCGCTTCAGGCAAGGCTTATGCGCAGATTCAAAATGGCTCTCCCACACATCTTTTTATAGCCGCAGATACAAGCTATCCTCAAAAAGTTTATGATGATAAGCTTGCTATCAATAAACCCCTTAATTACGCTAAAGGCAAGCTTGTGTTAGCTAGCGCAAATGCGGATTTTAAGGCAGATTCTATTGATGTGCTAAAAAATGATAAAGTAAAGCATATTGCTATCCCTAATCCTAAAGTAGCGCCCTATGGTAGAGCCGCAGAGGAGTTTTTAAAATCTCAAAAGCTTGATAAGAAATTAAGTAAAAAGCTCACCATTGGCGAATCGATTGGACAAGCTACAAGCTATATCTTGCAGGGTGCGAGTGAAATTGGCTTTACTGCGCTATCAATGGTGATTAAAGATGATAAAACGCCAAATCTTACCTACACTATCATTGATGAAAAAACATATGAGCCTATTAATCAAGCCCTAATCATTCCAAATCATGGCAAAGATTCTAAACTGGCTAAGGATTTTGCAGACTATATCCTTACTTCTCCCAAAGCGCAACAAATCTTCCAAGCATACGGATATGACAAGGCTGATAATAAATAG
- a CDS encoding winged helix-turn-helix domain-containing protein produces MNVFARFWFEKDKKSYIGVGRAELLERIARTGSISKAAKEMGMSYKAAWDSVDIMNKLSPCPLVSSSNGGRGGGGTKLTPLGFEALEVFHKLERVKNIFFDYLDNSQDFAELSNRLSHLEAALKDFKKE; encoded by the coding sequence ATGAATGTGTTTGCGCGGTTTTGGTTTGAGAAGGACAAAAAAAGCTATATTGGCGTGGGGCGCGCTGAACTTCTTGAGCGCATTGCTAGAACTGGCTCTATTTCAAAGGCTGCAAAAGAAATGGGCATGAGCTACAAAGCCGCGTGGGATAGCGTAGATATTATGAATAAGCTCTCCCCTTGCCCATTAGTTAGCTCAAGTAATGGCGGCAGAGGCGGAGGAGGCACAAAGCTTACTCCACTAGGCTTTGAAGCCCTTGAAGTATTTCACAAATTAGAGCGTGTGAAAAATATATTTTTTGATTATTTGGATAACTCACAAGATTTTGCAGAACTCTCAAATCGCCTCTCCCACCTTGAAGCTGCGCTAAAAGATTTTAAAAAAGAGTAG
- a CDS encoding LutC/YkgG family protein encodes MSKQAILNNVKASLRANALQKATSHYTNPLKSTNQDKIQEYITFQSANKAQVIESSQTTLLADIQKVLFEANARKILYNLDVQESVDIHTLSQGVQAYADSINTESMAFIAYDTSIDKAREELFEIDTSIVCARCGVANLGVIGIASHKNAPRLSSLITRTCVVLLKKDDIVSNFFEGVQVLKAQGTNGALPSNMIFIAGPSRTADIELKTVFGVHGSVKSYIILY; translated from the coding sequence ATGAGTAAGCAGGCTATTTTAAATAATGTCAAAGCCTCATTGCGAGCAAATGCCTTACAGAAAGCCACTAGCCATTACACAAATCCTCTAAAAAGCACAAATCAAGATAAAATCCAAGAATACATCACTTTCCAAAGCGCCAACAAAGCCCAAGTGATAGAATCTAGCCAAACAACGCTTCTGGCAGACATTCAAAAAGTGCTATTTGAGGCCAATGCGCGCAAGATTCTCTATAATCTTGATGTGCAAGAGAGTGTGGATATACATACCCTCTCACAAGGCGTGCAGGCTTATGCAGATTCTATAAATACAGAATCTATGGCATTTATCGCATATGATACAAGCATAGATAAAGCGCGTGAAGAGCTTTTTGAGATTGATACATCTATTGTTTGTGCGCGCTGTGGCGTGGCAAATCTAGGCGTAATTGGCATCGCATCGCATAAAAATGCCCCACGCCTCTCATCGCTCATTACACGCACTTGCGTGGTGCTGCTTAAAAAAGATGATATTGTGAGTAATTTTTTTGAAGGCGTGCAGGTGCTTAAAGCACAAGGCACAAATGGCGCGCTGCCTAGCAATATGATTTTTATAGCTGGTCCATCGCGCACGGCTGATATAGAGTTAAAAACAGTTTTTGGGGTGCATGGTTCTGTAAAAAGTTATATAATTTTATACTAA
- a CDS encoding LutB/LldF family L-lactate oxidation iron-sulfur protein, with amino-acid sequence MSSQEHYSIVHNKLADKQLRENLKNVMTTLKTNRKNLITSRFKDWEGLREQGRAVKQKSLSQLDVLLERFEQNALKNGFQVHWASNSTEANEIIYKLMQEKHITKILKGKSMASEETHLNAFLKQKGLEPIETDLGELIIQLIDEPPVHIVAPAIHKNRYQIGEIFEQKLGAHLESEPERLNEIARVHLRKEFQTFKMGLSGVNFAIANEGAIWLIENEGNGRMSTTASDIHIAICGIEKIVESFEDAAILDALLVPSATGAPITCYNNIITSPRKSGELDGPKEVHIILLDNNRSTMLKDSHFYRALSCIRCGTCLNHCPVYDKIGGHAYLSTYPGPIGEVISPQLFGMAHFGHMVSLCSLCGRCSEVCPVKIPLAELIRDLRSEKIGQGRKNLKNNDGSLKDNQEIFMMNAFAKAASNGRKWRTTLKFAHIFAPLAKPFAAFIPGLKNWVAYRTFPALKGNLHKKVSQMQGVIYE; translated from the coding sequence ATGAGTAGTCAAGAACATTATAGCATTGTCCATAATAAGCTCGCAGACAAGCAACTAAGGGAAAATCTTAAAAATGTAATGACCACGCTTAAGACTAATCGCAAGAATCTCATCACTTCTCGTTTTAAAGACTGGGAGGGCTTGCGCGAGCAAGGCAGGGCTGTGAAACAAAAAAGCCTCTCTCAACTTGATGTGTTGCTTGAGCGATTTGAGCAAAATGCGCTCAAAAATGGCTTTCAAGTGCATTGGGCAAGTAATAGCACAGAAGCTAATGAAATTATTTATAAGCTTATGCAAGAAAAACACATCACTAAGATTCTTAAAGGCAAATCTATGGCAAGCGAGGAAACACACCTTAATGCCTTTTTAAAACAAAAGGGCTTAGAGCCTATTGAGACGGATTTAGGAGAGCTTATTATCCAGCTTATAGATGAGCCGCCTGTGCATATTGTAGCGCCTGCTATTCATAAAAATCGCTATCAAATCGGTGAAATTTTTGAGCAAAAGCTTGGCGCGCATTTAGAATCTGAACCAGAAAGGCTTAATGAAATCGCGCGCGTGCATTTGCGCAAGGAGTTTCAAACATTTAAAATGGGGCTTAGTGGAGTAAATTTTGCCATTGCTAATGAGGGCGCTATTTGGCTTATTGAAAATGAGGGCAATGGGCGTATGAGTACCACAGCTAGTGATATTCACATCGCTATTTGTGGGATTGAAAAAATAGTAGAGAGCTTTGAAGATGCAGCTATTCTTGATGCGCTGCTTGTGCCATCAGCCACAGGCGCGCCTATCACTTGCTATAATAACATCATCACTTCCCCGCGCAAAAGCGGCGAGCTTGATGGTCCAAAAGAAGTGCATATTATTTTACTAGATAATAATCGCTCCACTATGCTTAAAGATTCTCACTTTTATCGCGCGCTTTCTTGTATCCGCTGCGGAACTTGCCTTAATCACTGCCCTGTGTATGATAAAATCGGCGGACATGCCTACCTTAGCACATATCCCGGACCTATTGGAGAGGTGATTTCACCTCAACTTTTTGGTATGGCGCATTTTGGGCATATGGTGAGCCTCTGCTCGCTTTGTGGGCGATGCAGTGAAGTATGCCCTGTTAAAATCCCGCTTGCAGAGCTTATTAGAGATTTAAGAAGTGAGAAAATCGGGCAAGGGCGCAAGAATCTTAAAAATAATGATGGCAGCCTAAAAGATAATCAAGAAATTTTTATGATGAATGCCTTTGCAAAGGCTGCGAGCAATGGCAGAAAATGGCGCACTACTTTGAAATTTGCCCATATTTTTGCACCCCTAGCTAAACCCTTTGCCGCCTTTATCCCGGGCTTAAAAAATTGGGTAGCCTATCGCACTTTCCCCGCATTAAAGGGCAATTTGCACAAAAAAGTATCCCAAATGCAAGGAGTAATCTATGAGTAA